In Maridesulfovibrio frigidus DSM 17176, a genomic segment contains:
- a CDS encoding glycosyltransferase: MTGSFWDFLDTATRYRLLVSGHGKPHLMDTASRVLSLAETGKANGSLIDLGIDILLAAWESSPLDGQLATNLLSINQKLKFLPDQLVDTMSFVSSNNIVPENISYLKRIIALDDKEKLLDYLGQKTVREPENVFWLSHFLDLAFFTGRYDIAQEAISRGWPSAMKIIQNKYCGDIAFCTGDYQRAEDTYADVSGNTLILGDSLLRLAEALDRMGRREEALILWRDRMRARPWQVNTWLNVHDKVLHSSGSDVLSGTVAVCLYTYGKSDDVNRSIASIAASPLDNVHIFALNNGSSDDTSQVLKSWHDKLGSRFTAIDLPVNIGAPAARNWLKNLDEMKSFEYIAYLDDDAVIPEDWQTYFSYAVANYPDAGVWGCKVVNDGQKEIIQHADLHLRETEKGFKDKTREFEFSYLDPYNQDLDYGQYDYCRPCVSVTGCFHLFKRSVLAEIGDFDLRYSPTQYDDVDHDFMLAVAGKTAVYQGSLQVLHKRKTGAAAFKNSSSRGSGEGNILKLESKYSKSAVSKIIERDLERLENDFGEKSVKIASVIQNMK; encoded by the coding sequence ATGACAGGTAGTTTTTGGGATTTTCTTGATACCGCAACTCGTTATAGGTTGCTAGTGTCTGGCCATGGAAAGCCTCACTTGATGGATACTGCCAGCAGGGTTTTAAGTCTTGCTGAAACAGGAAAAGCTAACGGGTCACTTATAGATCTAGGTATAGATATTCTTCTCGCAGCGTGGGAATCTAGTCCTCTGGATGGACAGCTTGCAACCAATCTTCTGTCCATTAATCAGAAACTTAAATTTTTGCCTGATCAGTTGGTAGACACTATGTCTTTTGTTTCATCAAATAATATTGTTCCTGAGAACATAAGCTATTTGAAACGCATAATAGCTCTTGATGATAAGGAAAAGCTTCTTGATTATCTGGGGCAGAAAACAGTACGGGAGCCTGAAAATGTTTTCTGGTTGTCCCATTTTCTTGACCTTGCTTTTTTTACAGGACGATATGACATAGCTCAGGAAGCGATTTCCAGAGGTTGGCCTTCTGCTATGAAGATCATTCAAAATAAATATTGTGGTGATATTGCTTTTTGTACTGGAGATTATCAACGTGCAGAGGATACTTATGCCGATGTCTCGGGTAATACCTTAATTCTCGGTGACAGTCTTTTGCGACTTGCGGAAGCTCTTGATCGTATGGGGCGCAGGGAAGAGGCTCTTATTTTGTGGCGGGACCGCATGCGAGCACGTCCGTGGCAGGTTAACACGTGGCTTAATGTGCATGATAAAGTACTGCACAGCTCCGGCAGTGATGTGCTAAGCGGCACTGTTGCTGTGTGCCTTTATACTTATGGCAAATCCGACGACGTTAATAGATCAATTGCGTCAATCGCCGCCTCTCCTCTTGATAATGTCCATATCTTTGCTCTCAATAATGGAAGCTCTGACGATACTTCTCAAGTGTTAAAATCATGGCATGATAAACTTGGTTCACGTTTTACTGCAATTGATTTGCCCGTGAACATTGGTGCTCCGGCAGCTAGAAACTGGCTGAAAAATTTAGATGAAATGAAGAGCTTCGAGTATATTGCCTATTTAGATGATGATGCTGTAATCCCTGAAGATTGGCAGACCTACTTTAGTTATGCTGTTGCGAATTATCCTGATGCTGGTGTATGGGGCTGCAAGGTTGTTAATGACGGCCAAAAAGAAATTATTCAGCACGCCGATTTGCATCTGCGCGAAACAGAAAAGGGCTTTAAAGATAAAACGCGTGAGTTTGAATTTTCATATCTTGATCCATATAATCAAGATCTTGATTATGGACAGTATGACTATTGCAGGCCGTGCGTCTCCGTTACAGGATGTTTTCATCTATTTAAAAGATCGGTTCTTGCGGAGATTGGAGATTTCGATCTTAGATATTCTCCCACGCAGTATGATGATGTGGACCATGATTTTATGTTAGCAGTTGCGGGTAAAACGGCTGTTTATCAGGGTAGCTTACAGGTTTTACATAAGCGTAAAACAGGTGCGGCAGCTTTCAAGAATTCTAGCTCAAGAGGTAGCGGAGAAGGAAACATACTTAAACTTGAATCGAAGTATTCAAAATCCGCAGTCTCGAAAATAATTGAACGAGATCTGGAGCGGCTCGAGAATGATTTTGGAGAAAAATCAGTTAAGATCGCTTCTGTCATACAAAATATGAAATGA
- a CDS encoding CgeB family protein, which translates to MTKRSYTVEPVSDAKVLTDVRILTEGKVWHLWGRKGTERELSLIPNCLVESDPLVLPVLFGAGLGICIAKLLERGPVAVVDNEPDISALTGADSFKDHPQVLWLDGEPADVLSELKAWQSCNGGASFEIIKIPLYMRLDPDWYKMIAANVEAMQSADPVPDFWEQVDYPKFNNAKPRVLFFNRPYFLTGEITAALERLGVSYRSVEIGMGGTVRDGFVEDLLKAVVDFKPDFALTVNHFGVDREGKLTDLLLKIKLPLASWFVDNPQLILYRYENISAELTSIFTYDAGNLSIMREKGFDNVFYLPLATDPHRFKTGLGSNEKWRSKVSFVGNSMVEAVSKAFKEARLPSDMQAGYTGLASEFGAANDISVEKFLKNSHPDILEKMENFATDEQKLSYEALITWEATRQYRLSCIHAIIKYSPLIVGDSGWHSLLEKGGWNYLASLDYYADLPIFYAMSDVSFNCTSRQMKGAVNQRIFDVPSCGGFVLTDHREQMDDLFEPEREIISYSCVEDIPDIMERCLKDTQMRKKVSGAARKRILAEHTYEHRLMELLDKMRKTFG; encoded by the coding sequence ATGACAAAACGATCATATACAGTGGAACCAGTCTCCGACGCAAAGGTGCTCACGGACGTACGAATTCTGACCGAAGGGAAGGTTTGGCATCTCTGGGGGCGCAAGGGTACTGAACGGGAACTTTCGCTCATTCCGAATTGTCTGGTAGAGAGTGACCCATTAGTGCTTCCTGTGCTGTTTGGTGCTGGGTTAGGAATCTGTATTGCGAAGCTTCTCGAGCGTGGACCTGTTGCCGTTGTAGATAATGAACCTGATATTTCGGCCCTGACAGGAGCGGATAGTTTTAAAGATCATCCTCAGGTTTTATGGCTTGATGGTGAACCCGCTGATGTTCTTTCCGAGCTTAAAGCGTGGCAGAGTTGCAATGGTGGAGCTTCGTTTGAGATAATAAAAATACCATTGTACATGCGCCTTGATCCTGATTGGTATAAAATGATTGCGGCCAATGTTGAGGCTATGCAAAGCGCTGACCCGGTTCCTGACTTCTGGGAGCAGGTTGATTACCCTAAATTTAATAATGCAAAACCCCGAGTTCTTTTTTTTAACCGCCCTTATTTTTTGACGGGAGAAATAACAGCTGCACTTGAGCGTCTCGGTGTATCTTACCGTAGTGTTGAAATTGGCATGGGGGGTACTGTTCGTGACGGTTTTGTTGAAGATTTATTGAAAGCCGTTGTGGATTTCAAGCCTGATTTTGCTCTTACGGTTAATCATTTTGGTGTGGACAGAGAAGGTAAGCTTACAGACCTTTTGTTAAAGATAAAGTTGCCGCTCGCCTCATGGTTTGTAGATAATCCGCAGCTCATTCTTTACCGGTACGAAAATATTTCAGCTGAGCTTACTTCTATTTTTACTTATGATGCTGGAAACTTGTCGATCATGCGTGAGAAGGGCTTTGATAATGTGTTTTATTTGCCGCTTGCAACTGACCCTCATAGGTTTAAGACGGGGCTTGGTTCAAATGAGAAGTGGCGATCCAAAGTGTCCTTTGTCGGAAACTCTATGGTTGAGGCTGTTTCGAAGGCTTTTAAGGAAGCTCGTCTTCCTTCAGATATGCAAGCTGGGTACACAGGGCTTGCTTCCGAGTTCGGTGCAGCGAATGATATCTCAGTGGAAAAATTTCTGAAGAACAGCCATCCCGATATTCTGGAAAAGATGGAAAATTTTGCAACTGACGAGCAGAAATTGTCTTACGAGGCTTTGATTACTTGGGAAGCAACTCGTCAGTATCGGTTGTCGTGCATTCATGCTATTATCAAGTATTCTCCGCTTATTGTCGGGGATAGCGGGTGGCATAGCCTTTTGGAGAAGGGGGGCTGGAACTATCTTGCATCGCTGGACTATTATGCCGATTTACCCATCTTTTATGCGATGTCTGATGTCAGTTTTAATTGCACCAGTCGCCAGATGAAAGGTGCGGTTAACCAGCGAATTTTTGATGTTCCATCGTGTGGCGGGTTCGTTCTTACAGACCATCGCGAACAGATGGATGATCTTTTTGAGCCTGAGCGTGAAATTATATCTTACAGTTGTGTTGAAGATATTCCAGATATCATGGAAAGATGCCTTAAAGATACACAGATGAGAAAGAAGGTAAGCGGTGCGGCTAGGAAAAGAATTTTAGCTGAACATACATATGAACACAGGCTGATGGAACTTTTAGATAAAATGCGGAAGACCTTTGGGTAA
- a CDS encoding CatA-like O-acetyltransferase, giving the protein MTNTQNITISTNSNKQNIDMDSWERREHFNFFQSLKSCQYAVTVQQDISKFCAYRRKINSNDKIIRFSDALYFFATKAANAIPEFRTRMVDGKPVIFDKVHPAFTYIPKGKNLHANCLAEYSENYIEQAKNIEISRANADKNPSLTPKGGDKQNLLYFSIAAGISFTAATNPWGDCNVDSVPRILFGQTTKTVEGKETIPISIELLHSLADGKHIADFLKLFNAMCIDPEQYLNI; this is encoded by the coding sequence ATGACCAATACACAGAACATCACAATTTCGACAAACAGCAATAAGCAGAATATAGATATGGATAGTTGGGAAAGGCGCGAGCATTTCAACTTTTTTCAATCATTAAAATCCTGCCAGTACGCTGTTACAGTACAACAAGACATCAGCAAATTTTGTGCTTACAGACGAAAGATAAATTCAAATGATAAGATCATTCGCTTTTCTGATGCTCTATACTTTTTTGCGACAAAAGCAGCTAACGCCATACCAGAATTCAGAACTAGAATGGTAGACGGAAAACCAGTCATCTTTGACAAGGTCCACCCTGCCTTCACTTACATTCCCAAAGGCAAAAATCTACACGCAAACTGCCTAGCTGAATATTCTGAAAATTACATAGAGCAAGCAAAAAATATCGAAATTTCCAGAGCAAATGCCGACAAAAACCCATCGTTAACTCCGAAAGGCGGAGATAAGCAAAACCTGCTCTACTTCAGCATCGCTGCGGGAATATCATTCACTGCAGCCACCAACCCATGGGGTGACTGCAACGTAGACTCTGTGCCAAGAATATTGTTTGGACAAACAACAAAAACTGTCGAGGGAAAAGAAACTATTCCCATCTCAATAGAGCTACTTCATAGCCTAGCAGACGGAAAACACATCGCCGACTTCTTAAAATTGTTCAACGCTATGTGCATAGACCCCGAACAATATCTAAATATTTAA
- a CDS encoding aminotransferase class IV produces the protein MIKKVNSEEYIDAMLSSMRAGTDSICAFYEHRIGLICTDPKLMLMPWDDHLVHRGDGVFEAMKFVDGKLYQLEPHLRRMKRSSATIFLEPPCSWDELSDIILDVCGASGCDSGVVRVFLGRGGGGFGISPYECPVPSLYIVVTKLSTKSDEWYKKGITAFKTSIPAKQPYLATIKSIDYLPNVLMKREAIEKGFDLPFCFDGMSFLAEGATENVCIVDSNGTLLIPEFTNALAGTTLLRAITLIADEVPVDYCAISEDEILMAKEVIVCGTTIDAVGVVRFNEKPIHDVRPGPVAIRMRELLIKDMKENGTPVPKR, from the coding sequence TTGATTAAAAAAGTTAATAGCGAAGAGTATATTGATGCAATGCTTTCATCCATGCGGGCAGGGACAGATTCTATTTGCGCTTTTTACGAGCATAGGATCGGACTTATTTGTACTGATCCCAAACTGATGCTTATGCCTTGGGACGATCATCTTGTTCATCGCGGAGATGGTGTTTTTGAAGCTATGAAGTTTGTGGATGGAAAGTTATATCAGCTTGAGCCGCATTTACGCAGAATGAAAAGGTCGTCGGCTACAATTTTCCTTGAGCCACCATGTTCGTGGGATGAACTTTCAGATATTATTTTAGATGTATGCGGAGCATCTGGATGTGATTCTGGTGTGGTCCGAGTCTTTTTGGGACGCGGTGGCGGTGGCTTTGGTATCAGCCCTTACGAATGTCCAGTTCCTTCATTATATATAGTCGTTACAAAACTTAGTACCAAATCGGATGAGTGGTATAAAAAAGGCATTACAGCTTTTAAAACCTCAATTCCAGCAAAGCAGCCTTACTTGGCTACGATTAAATCTATTGATTATTTGCCCAATGTTTTGATGAAACGCGAAGCGATAGAGAAAGGTTTCGATTTACCTTTTTGCTTCGATGGAATGAGCTTTTTGGCTGAAGGTGCCACAGAAAATGTGTGTATAGTTGACAGTAATGGAACTCTTTTAATTCCCGAGTTCACCAATGCTCTTGCCGGAACTACACTTCTGCGCGCAATCACGCTTATAGCTGATGAAGTTCCAGTAGATTATTGTGCAATATCTGAAGATGAAATTCTTATGGCAAAAGAAGTCATAGTTTGTGGAACGACGATTGATGCTGTCGGTGTTGTTCGGTTTAATGAGAAGCCGATTCACGATGTAAGGCCCGGTCCCGTTGCAATACGTATGCGTGAGCTACTGATTAAAGATATGAAAGAAAATGGTACCCCGGTACCGAAAAGATAA
- a CDS encoding aspartate-semialdehyde dehydrogenase: MGTKNPRVAVVGATGAVGREMLKVLEQRQFPASEVVPFSSSRSAGTKVSYMGGELTVVELKEDSFEGFDLALFSAGGGTSEKFAPLAAKAGCVVVDNSSAWRMDPKIPLVVPEVNPEDLDWHPGIIANPNCSTIQLVVALKPIHDKATIKRLVVSTYQAVSGSGQKAIAELETQVSRLFNGKEIVSDVYPHQIAFNCLPQIDVFLDNDYTKEEMKMVNETKKIMGDDSIKLTCTTVRVPVFFCHSEAVNIETEEKLSAKDCRNLLANSPGITIIDYPEKSHYPMAIDCAGADDVFVGRIREDESIDNGLNLWVVADNIRKGAALNTVQIAETLIARDLVRVV; the protein is encoded by the coding sequence ATGGGTACTAAAAATCCTAGAGTTGCAGTGGTTGGCGCTACAGGGGCGGTTGGTCGTGAAATGCTTAAAGTTCTTGAGCAGAGACAATTTCCCGCATCTGAAGTTGTTCCTTTTTCTTCTTCCCGTTCAGCAGGAACGAAAGTTTCATACATGGGAGGAGAATTAACCGTTGTTGAGCTTAAAGAAGATTCTTTTGAAGGATTCGATCTAGCGCTATTTTCTGCTGGTGGCGGAACTTCAGAAAAATTTGCACCTCTCGCTGCTAAGGCCGGATGTGTTGTTGTAGATAACTCCAGTGCGTGGAGAATGGATCCAAAGATTCCACTCGTTGTGCCTGAAGTTAACCCTGAAGATCTCGACTGGCATCCCGGTATTATTGCTAACCCTAACTGTTCCACAATTCAGTTGGTTGTAGCGCTAAAGCCTATTCATGATAAAGCTACAATCAAGCGCTTGGTTGTTTCTACATATCAGGCTGTCTCCGGCTCAGGTCAGAAAGCTATTGCGGAACTTGAAACTCAAGTTAGCAGGCTCTTTAACGGTAAAGAAATTGTGTCTGATGTTTACCCGCACCAGATTGCTTTCAACTGCCTACCGCAAATCGATGTTTTCCTTGATAATGATTACACCAAGGAAGAGATGAAGATGGTGAATGAAACTAAAAAGATCATGGGTGATGATTCCATCAAGCTTACTTGTACAACAGTACGCGTACCCGTTTTCTTCTGTCATTCCGAGGCTGTAAACATTGAAACAGAAGAAAAGCTATCCGCTAAAGATTGTAGAAATCTTCTTGCAAATTCTCCGGGTATCACCATTATTGATTACCCTGAGAAGAGTCACTACCCGATGGCTATCGACTGTGCAGGCGCAGATGACGTGTTCGTTGGTAGAATTCGCGAAGACGAAAGCATCGATAATGGCCTTAATCTTTGGGTTGTTGCTGATAACATCCGCAAAGGTGCAGCTCTTAACACCGTGCAGATTGCTGAGACTCTCATTGCACGCGACCTTGTTCGCGTAGTATAA
- the metF gene encoding methylenetetrahydrofolate reductase [NAD(P)H], giving the protein MKIVDLIEKNKPFISLEFFPPKDKESWPKFFEVVEKLKVLNPLFASVTYGAGGGTQDNSLEIVKQMKQNAGIEPLAHLTCVGASPENISEFINSLREAGVENILALRGDAPANVEGFDFSDQEFKHGSDLVTYVKDNHAGMGIGVAGYPEAHLESPSIKEDFEWMKYKVDEGGQFILTQLFFDNRMYFDFCNRLTEMGINVPIVPGVLPIMSLKSAKFILSLCGAAIPGKFLSALEKAHAEGGDDAVYRLGIDYATKQAQGLLDGGAPGVHLYTLNRAKACLEIGQALKL; this is encoded by the coding sequence ATGAAAATAGTTGATTTGATTGAAAAAAATAAACCGTTTATTTCCTTAGAATTTTTTCCGCCTAAAGATAAAGAATCTTGGCCTAAATTTTTTGAAGTAGTAGAGAAATTGAAAGTGCTGAATCCCCTTTTTGCTTCCGTTACATACGGAGCTGGAGGCGGAACGCAAGACAACTCTCTTGAAATAGTTAAACAGATGAAGCAGAATGCAGGTATTGAGCCTTTAGCTCATTTGACGTGTGTTGGTGCAAGTCCAGAAAATATAAGCGAATTCATTAATTCGCTGCGTGAAGCAGGTGTTGAAAATATTCTTGCTCTGCGCGGGGATGCTCCAGCCAATGTTGAAGGTTTTGATTTTAGTGATCAAGAATTTAAGCATGGTTCTGATCTCGTTACTTATGTAAAAGATAATCATGCGGGTATGGGAATCGGCGTTGCCGGCTATCCTGAAGCGCACCTTGAATCTCCTTCAATTAAAGAAGATTTCGAGTGGATGAAATATAAGGTTGATGAGGGCGGACAGTTCATCCTTACACAGTTGTTTTTTGATAACAGAATGTATTTTGACTTCTGTAACAGACTTACTGAAATGGGAATTAATGTTCCTATAGTTCCAGGCGTACTCCCTATTATGAGCCTTAAGTCTGCCAAATTTATTCTTTCACTTTGCGGTGCTGCTATTCCAGGAAAGTTTCTTAGTGCTCTTGAAAAAGCGCATGCTGAGGGCGGAGATGACGCTGTTTACCGTCTTGGAATAGATTATGCTACAAAGCAGGCCCAAGGACTTCTTGACGGAGGAGCTCCCGGTGTCCATTTATATACTTTGAATAGAGCCAAAGCATGCCTTGAAATTGGGCAGGCCTTGAAATTATAA
- a CDS encoding (deoxy)nucleoside triphosphate pyrophosphohydrolase yields the protein MGERAPISVVAGIIWRDGLFLSAERPIGKDYAGWWEFPGGKVEQGESLADALVRELQEELGITPLKYDFWMDKIVEYPEYTVKLNFFDIWDFSGKVTSMEKQKFDWFELDNVVDVKFLPVNYEILELLKERERGLSAVASPRRLHENS from the coding sequence ATGGGTGAGCGCGCTCCTATATCCGTTGTCGCAGGGATTATCTGGAGAGATGGTCTTTTTCTATCTGCTGAGCGTCCAATCGGCAAAGATTATGCGGGCTGGTGGGAGTTTCCCGGTGGCAAAGTGGAGCAGGGTGAGTCCTTAGCTGATGCGCTTGTTCGTGAATTGCAGGAAGAGCTTGGTATTACGCCTCTTAAGTATGATTTTTGGATGGATAAGATTGTCGAATATCCAGAATACACGGTTAAATTAAATTTCTTTGATATATGGGATTTTTCAGGAAAAGTTACATCTATGGAAAAACAAAAGTTTGACTGGTTTGAACTTGATAATGTAGTTGATGTAAAATTTTTACCTGTTAATTATGAGATACTTGAACTATTGAAAGAAAGGGAAAGGGGCTTGTCCGCCGTTGCCTCGCCAAGGAGACTGCATGAAAATAGTTGA
- a CDS encoding ABC-F family ATP-binding cassette domain-containing protein, whose protein sequence is MPKVTISSLGKSYSGQDLFHDLSFEVVAGTRLAVTGPNGCGKSTLLKLIAGKIKPDQGVLAISKNARVGYVAQEFTDEDLEHGLLSWVLAALPSWNTLWEDWEHAAATKDHALMEKLSQRQADLENQFGYNPEHKARTILTGLGFSEHSMLSKIEELSGGWRERAKLGRVLLQGADVLLLDEPTNHLDLEAVEWLESYLLSFRGVVVYVAHDLVFLNRVGTHVLYLGAGKAVVRRGSFTQFLEWRAENASQRSREAVKLSAKIESEYSYINRFKAQARKAAQAQSKLKKVVKLEEELAQIKLETDSHRAGRTLSFNMPRTSRGDKAAISVVDLEFSYDGKRPSLWPILNFQLFRGKKVALAAPNGAGKSTLLKVILGQLEPNAGYATIGQNTSLAYFSQHQSEILRSEATALSEIRRLCDPDTTEEQLKGVLGLFLLGQKYFERKVSALSGGEKNRLILASLFLSRANLLILDEPTNHLDLESREGLISALKDYDGTIFFVAHDRHLLTEIAEEIWALTDTGVEVFQTFKGYDKHRKNALAGIGTSSPASKEVVEEYKPAKRKLSKEEKRKQADIRNAIYKDLKPRLAEYAKLEKDLEKVMEEQAGLEGKLNDPALYNNPGAAIELNSNYSEACSWSESLMEQMAELEEEIAELEVRKKEILDEG, encoded by the coding sequence ATGCCTAAAGTTACTATATCATCCCTTGGAAAATCTTATAGCGGTCAAGATCTGTTTCATGATCTTTCGTTTGAAGTTGTTGCCGGAACGCGGCTTGCTGTAACTGGTCCTAACGGATGTGGTAAATCTACGCTCCTCAAGCTTATAGCCGGAAAGATCAAACCGGATCAGGGCGTTCTTGCCATTTCAAAAAATGCCCGTGTCGGATATGTCGCTCAGGAATTTACTGATGAAGATCTCGAGCATGGCCTCCTTAGTTGGGTGCTTGCCGCTTTGCCATCATGGAATACTCTTTGGGAAGACTGGGAACATGCCGCGGCTACAAAAGATCACGCATTAATGGAGAAGCTTTCGCAGCGTCAGGCCGACCTCGAAAATCAGTTCGGATATAACCCTGAACATAAAGCTCGCACAATTCTGACAGGACTTGGTTTTTCTGAGCACAGTATGCTCAGCAAGATTGAAGAGCTTAGTGGTGGATGGCGCGAAAGGGCCAAGCTAGGCAGAGTTTTGTTGCAAGGGGCCGATGTTCTTCTGCTTGATGAGCCTACTAACCATCTTGACCTTGAAGCTGTCGAGTGGCTTGAAAGCTACTTGCTTTCTTTCAGGGGCGTAGTTGTTTACGTCGCGCATGATCTTGTTTTCCTTAACCGCGTAGGTACGCACGTTTTGTACTTGGGAGCAGGGAAAGCTGTAGTCAGGCGTGGTTCATTTACACAATTTTTGGAATGGCGCGCGGAGAATGCTTCTCAGAGATCTCGCGAAGCTGTGAAATTATCCGCTAAAATTGAAAGCGAATATTCATATATTAACCGTTTTAAAGCTCAGGCACGTAAGGCCGCACAGGCTCAGTCTAAGCTTAAAAAAGTAGTTAAGCTCGAAGAAGAGCTTGCACAGATTAAGCTTGAAACTGATAGCCATCGCGCTGGTAGAACTCTTTCGTTTAATATGCCTCGTACATCTCGCGGTGATAAGGCTGCCATATCCGTTGTTGATCTGGAATTTTCATATGATGGCAAACGTCCATCACTTTGGCCGATCCTTAATTTTCAGTTGTTCCGTGGTAAAAAAGTTGCACTTGCCGCGCCTAACGGAGCTGGTAAATCAACTTTGCTAAAGGTCATCCTCGGGCAATTGGAGCCAAATGCTGGGTACGCGACCATTGGTCAGAATACCAGTCTTGCATATTTTAGCCAGCATCAGAGTGAAATTCTGCGAAGTGAAGCTACCGCTCTTTCTGAAATAAGAAGGCTTTGCGATCCTGACACTACTGAAGAGCAGCTTAAAGGCGTGCTCGGGCTTTTCTTGCTTGGTCAAAAATATTTCGAACGTAAGGTTTCAGCGCTTTCCGGTGGTGAAAAGAACAGGCTTATACTTGCAAGTTTATTTCTATCAAGAGCGAATCTGCTGATTCTCGATGAACCTACTAACCATCTTGATCTCGAAAGCCGCGAAGGCCTTATTTCTGCACTTAAGGATTATGACGGGACAATCTTTTTTGTAGCGCATGATCGTCATCTTCTTACGGAAATTGCAGAAGAAATCTGGGCATTAACCGATACTGGAGTTGAAGTTTTCCAGACCTTCAAAGGTTATGACAAGCATCGCAAAAATGCGCTTGCCGGAATTGGTACCAGTAGTCCTGCATCGAAAGAAGTTGTGGAAGAATATAAGCCTGCCAAACGTAAACTTTCAAAAGAAGAAAAACGGAAACAGGCTGATATCCGTAATGCTATTTATAAAGATCTGAAACCGCGCCTTGCGGAATATGCGAAGCTTGAGAAGGATCTTGAAAAAGTTATGGAAGAGCAGGCCGGGCTTGAAGGTAAATTGAATGATCCTGCATTATATAATAATCCGGGGGCGGCCATTGAGCTTAATTCAAATTATTCTGAAGCATGCTCATGGTCTGAGAGCTTAATGGAGCAGATGGCTGAGCTGGAAGAAGAAATTGCTGAGCTTGAAGTGCGTAAAAAAGAGATTTTGGACGAGGGTTAG
- a CDS encoding GIY-YIG nuclease family protein, translated as MKTWHVYLLRCSDNSLYCGVTTDPERRLAEHNKGGKKGAKYTRARRPVAIEIVEELPDKKSAYQLEYAVKKQQASQKVAFLKKTALKMREEYQPDET; from the coding sequence ATGAAAACATGGCATGTATATCTACTGCGCTGCAGCGACAATTCTCTGTATTGCGGAGTAACCACCGACCCCGAGCGCAGACTCGCTGAGCACAACAAAGGTGGCAAAAAAGGGGCTAAATACACCCGCGCGAGGCGACCAGTCGCAATCGAAATTGTAGAAGAACTGCCAGACAAAAAGTCTGCCTATCAACTCGAATACGCTGTAAAAAAACAACAGGCTTCACAAAAAGTGGCCTTCTTAAAAAAGACGGCCCTTAAAATGCGTGAAGAGTATCAACCGGACGAAACCTAA
- the cobI gene encoding precorrin-2 C(20)-methyltransferase, which produces MSNYGKIYGIGVGPGDPDLLTVRAVRTLEKVDVVFAACSTKNDYSHSLEIAKEYLNDRCEVVKLGYPMTRDKTDLQAAWDENCKLAATYLADGKSAAFLTLGDPLIYSTFGYMLQTLRRMYSEIEVEVVPGITSYQAAAARSCQVLVESGQDLLLTSGVADTDKFAETLATVDNAVILKAYRNFPELRKTVKEIPDIDVKFYTRLGLDGESIYEDIDDVPEKTQYLSLMLLTASAVS; this is translated from the coding sequence ATGAGTAATTACGGTAAAATATATGGTATTGGTGTTGGTCCCGGTGATCCTGATTTGCTGACAGTGAGAGCTGTACGCACCCTTGAAAAAGTAGATGTGGTTTTCGCCGCGTGTTCCACCAAGAATGACTATTCGCATTCGCTAGAGATCGCTAAAGAATATTTGAATGATAGATGTGAAGTTGTAAAACTTGGCTATCCTATGACTCGTGACAAAACGGATTTACAGGCTGCGTGGGATGAGAATTGTAAGCTTGCTGCTACTTATCTCGCTGACGGAAAAAGCGCGGCTTTTCTTACACTTGGAGATCCGCTGATCTATTCAACTTTTGGCTATATGCTCCAGACTTTGCGCAGAATGTACTCTGAAATTGAAGTCGAAGTTGTGCCGGGTATAACATCATATCAGGCTGCTGCTGCAAGGTCATGTCAGGTGCTTGTTGAATCAGGGCAGGATCTACTGCTGACATCAGGCGTTGCGGATACGGACAAGTTTGCGGAAACTCTCGCTACGGTAGATAATGCTGTCATTTTGAAAGCTTACCGTAATTTTCCTGAGCTTCGTAAAACTGTGAAAGAAATTCCAGATATCGATGTTAAATTTTATACGCGTTTGGGCTTGGACGGCGAATCCATTTACGAAGATATCGATGATGTCCCTGAGAAGACGCAATATCTTTCGTTGATGCTGCTTACGGCTTCTGCTGTAAGCTGA